The Leptodactylus fuscus isolate aLepFus1 chromosome 5, aLepFus1.hap2, whole genome shotgun sequence genome segment TGGGATTGGTGGCAAAAAGGGgagggggacaaaaaaaaataaaataaaaaggcataaaacaaacagaataaaaaagaaaaaaaacacaaaacaaagcaCAGTATTGCTACTGGTCAGTCGGAATTTCTCTGTCTGGCTCTGGCTTGCTTGTTTGTCCCGGTGATGGAGTGTGGGAAACCGAGGGAATTAAAGGATGTGAAGTTGCCACTAGGCTTTCCACTGAAGCTGGGTGTCCTGGAGCAGCTACCCCCACAACTCCCGGTGGGAACCTGAAACAAAACAGCCAAGCAGGTATTAAATGCGTtcatttgttttgttgtttttgttataTAGATTGTGTGCtcccatataggggtcacaatgtacttttttttttttttttttttacttatcagtatgtcttttgtagaatgggaagaaatccacacaaccacggggagaacatacaaactccttgcagatgttgttcctgggggaTTCGAACgcaggaccccagcgctggaaggctgcagtgctaaccactgagccactgtgttgccccacgtTCATTCATTTGAAACAGTATCAAAAATAAAGCCTATGAGAAAATCCCATGAAAATGTTACTTCCCTGCTGTTCCAGCACCTCTACTCCAGTATTCCCCAAACAACGGTGCTGCATTGATGATGTGCCCGAATGCCTAAATCAATGCGGCAGCCAATCGCCGAACTCAGCAGTACATAGCTAAGTAACTGGCTGTAGCAGTCACAAAGGTAGTCGGGACACATCTGTGAGGCGCCAGTCTGTTTACAGTACTGTGTTGGCACAATTTTTTTGATACAGTGCATAAAAATGATGTAGTTGAACAAATTTAGGTGATGGATGCTTATGGCTATGCTATAAGGAATGACTGCGATGTGTGAATTTATTGTGGGATCAGAAGCATGAAATGAACTTACCTATATCCAGCTGCTCCATTGAGTTCTGGATGAACAGATTCCATTCCTGACCACTGTGCAGCTGCCAGTAAATACTCTTTATTTACACAATTTCTCAATGCATCTGGAATTGGGCCTGTAAGGAAATGATTTTTAGTCTGAAAAGAATTTTGGTTGCATATCACTGCGCGGGCACAAGCGCAAACATAAAATGCTAAGAAGGTTAGAAAAGGAGAGGTTATTCATATACCTGTAATGGCTCTGCGGATTTCCTTAGCAGCCTCCTCTCTTGATTCAATTGAAGCGTGTTCACTATACCAGGCAGTGTGAGGGGTGCAGATCAGGTTGGGGGCATCTTTTAAAGGTCCCTGAGAAAAGCTGCAGAAAGCAATTGAATGCATGGTTAACTTCCTGCTTACTGACAACATATAACCCTTCCAACATTAAAAACATACCTGAAAGGTTCAGACTCATGGACATCTAAAGCAGCACCTCGAATCCGTCCATCTTTTAAAGCCTGAGCTAGTGCTTTCTCATCAACAAGTCCACCACGGGCAGTATTTACTAAGAAACAACCCTGTCGCATCTAGAAGAGTAAATGCCATATTGTTCATTACTATATAGCGAGACGCAGATAAAAGCGTGCTGTGGAGAAGACCACGGTGGAAGCGCgtcacgtttttttccacagcgcatttcacagaaagtccgagtTTTCtccggactttctgtccctactaTCTGTACTAAAAACACCAGTGTACcacaggtataaatgacatgctgaaaGCTACAAAAAGGCAAAggttttttgaaatcacagcattttggctacagatatttttctgcaatatgtggatgagattagccagaatcccatccactttgcagtactgtaaaacgctaagTGTTTTTGCCTGTGTTTCTGGCACAGCCAAATCGCAGCatatttgcaacatggggcccggccttaaagaggtttcaaATAGAACAGTGGATAGTCACGTTTATTCCTTGGCATTCAGCCATTCATGAGAATTTGGGTCAGTGTTTGAAAGGAGCAGTACTACTCATGTCCGGTCGCTGTATCTGAAGTATGTGGGAACCAATTGGGCTTGTTCTAGAGTTCATTTGAAACATATTACACACCTGCTTGATGGTAAAATCATTGATGAGGTGATGGTTGTGCTCATTCAGGCTGCAGTGCAAAGTTAtgcagtcactgtgcatcagCAGATCTTGAAGCGTTGCCATCCGCTGTAAGCCCAGGGAACGCTCAACTCCATCAGAAAGATATGGGTCATAAAATATGACTGCGAATCCAAAAGCCTTGGCACGTAATGCAACTGCTTGTCCAACCCTACctgcaaacaaagaaaaaaaaatacatataatactGCCTGATACCAAACATTAAAACCGCAATCGGTAAACTGATCAACTGTTTTTCGTTCAGTTTCTATTAGGCCAAGCATTACCAAGTCCAATGATGCCCAACGTCTCCCCACGGATTCTGGCAGCCCCTCCTGCAACCTCTCTGATCTGTTCCACGCTAGAAGCACGATT includes the following:
- the LOC142203669 gene encoding C-terminal-binding protein 2 isoform X2 yields the protein MDKHKVKRQRLDRICIRPPILNGPMPVRPLVALLDGRDCTVEMPILKDVATVAFCDAQSTQEIHEKVLSEAVGALMYHTISLSREDLEKFKALRIIIRIGSGYDNIDIKSAAELGIAVCNVPSSSVEETADSTLCHILNLYRRVTWLHQAMREGNRASSVEQIREVAGGAARIRGETLGIIGLGRVGQAVALRAKAFGFAVIFYDPYLSDGVERSLGLQRMATLQDLLMHSDCITLHCSLNEHNHHLINDFTIKQMRQGCFLVNTARGGLVDEKALAQALKDGRIRGAALDVHESEPFSFSQGPLKDAPNLICTPHTAWYSEHASIESREEAAKEIRRAITGPIPDALRNCVNKEYLLAAAQWSGMESVHPELNGAAGYRFPPGVVGVAAPGHPASVESLVATSHPLIPSVSHTPSPGQTSKPEPDREIPTDQ
- the LOC142203669 gene encoding C-terminal-binding protein 2 isoform X1; protein product: MDKHKVKRQRLDRICEGIRPPILNGPMPVRPLVALLDGRDCTVEMPILKDVATVAFCDAQSTQEIHEKVLSEAVGALMYHTISLSREDLEKFKALRIIIRIGSGYDNIDIKSAAELGIAVCNVPSSSVEETADSTLCHILNLYRRVTWLHQAMREGNRASSVEQIREVAGGAARIRGETLGIIGLGRVGQAVALRAKAFGFAVIFYDPYLSDGVERSLGLQRMATLQDLLMHSDCITLHCSLNEHNHHLINDFTIKQMRQGCFLVNTARGGLVDEKALAQALKDGRIRGAALDVHESEPFSFSQGPLKDAPNLICTPHTAWYSEHASIESREEAAKEIRRAITGPIPDALRNCVNKEYLLAAAQWSGMESVHPELNGAAGYRFPPGVVGVAAPGHPASVESLVATSHPLIPSVSHTPSPGQTSKPEPDREIPTDQ